In Armatimonadota bacterium, one DNA window encodes the following:
- a CDS encoding GIY-YIG nuclease family protein has product MKYPAVYILECRTGKFYIGVTSDLEYRLSEHEHGVIEGFTKRNGPCQLVWSSNFPDMDQAISFEKRVKGWRREKKIALIEGRIEDLPGLALPYNEREREDEDKPSSSS; this is encoded by the coding sequence GTGAAGTACCCTGCCGTCTACATCCTAGAGTGCCGAACGGGCAAGTTCTACATCGGAGTCACCTCCGATCTCGAATACAGGCTGTCAGAACACGAGCACGGAGTAATTGAAGGGTTCACGAAGAGGAACGGACCGTGCCAGCTAGTCTGGAGCTCCAACTTCCCAGATATGGACCAGGCGATCAGTTTCGAGAAGAGAGTAAAGGGTTGGCGGCGAGAGAAGAAAATCGCCCTGATCGAAGGGCGGATTGAGGACTTGCCGGGGCTGGCGCTGCCTTACAACGAGCGAGAACGCGAGGACGAGGACAAACCAAGTTCGTCATCTTGA
- a CDS encoding DPP IV N-terminal domain-containing protein codes for MIHARPLFTVAAIALASFALTQDRLAGMIDISDRTAKKSEIQKAMKIVRPQARWIDGATVAVQLDGDWYSVDARTGAKTKLEEAPERTRPQRSDHPNSKRSRPARGRQYTEEFSPDGSMRAFYEGGNLYVEKADGTNRKAVTTEGDLSKRIKFGSASWVYGEELGQRDAMGWSPDGKMVWYYRFDDSMVQDYYIAMAQTKIQTTLDTEAYPKAGTANPECELYIYHVDGGGSQLIDVRAGEFSEDVGHYVYAITWSPDRTELLFHRTNRWQNVMEFCAANPETGAVRVIVREEWPNGWTDNRPQRQYLDQHADIEKATQYRGKMIWRSSRTGFRNFYLVDMDSGETTAITNNELDATTILRVDLVKGEMFYMAAGPFNPYKMQLHRAQLDGSLDEMLTNPNYHHSVSLSPNGSSFVDTWETVGTPPTTTLRMVSGGDGHTISKSDIRGAVELGFRPMERVIFLAADGLTHCYGTLQFPADFDPSRKYPVIVNIYAGPESSGHNERFASFDRKTDYGFIVARFAVRGNSGRGKKFMDAAYQKLGVTEIDDHAEAVKAIGELPYVDASRIGITGTSYGGYSSTMCLLRYPELFHAAVASSSVTKWDHYDTIYTERYMRTPQANPEGYKAGSAMTYAKDLKGWLLLFYGTSDNNVHQANSYELIQALQRAGKYFEVQVGPDRGHSGINFNRSMEFFVERLLITGPRG; via the coding sequence ATGATCCACGCGCGCCCTCTGTTCACTGTCGCCGCAATCGCCCTTGCATCGTTCGCCCTGACCCAAGACCGGCTCGCCGGGATGATCGACATCTCGGACCGGACGGCCAAGAAGTCCGAGATCCAAAAGGCGATGAAGATCGTCCGCCCACAGGCGCGGTGGATCGATGGCGCCACCGTGGCGGTGCAGCTCGATGGCGATTGGTACTCGGTCGATGCACGAACCGGTGCGAAGACCAAGCTGGAGGAGGCCCCTGAGCGCACCCGTCCGCAGCGCAGCGACCACCCGAACAGCAAGCGCAGCCGCCCGGCGCGCGGCAGGCAGTACACCGAAGAGTTCAGCCCCGACGGCTCGATGCGAGCGTTCTACGAGGGCGGCAACCTCTACGTCGAGAAAGCCGACGGGACCAACCGCAAAGCCGTGACGACCGAGGGCGACCTCAGCAAGAGGATCAAGTTCGGCAGCGCGAGCTGGGTCTACGGCGAAGAACTCGGCCAGCGCGACGCGATGGGCTGGTCGCCCGACGGCAAGATGGTGTGGTACTACAGGTTCGACGACAGCATGGTGCAGGACTACTACATCGCCATGGCTCAAACGAAGATCCAGACCACGCTCGACACCGAGGCGTACCCGAAGGCGGGCACCGCCAACCCGGAGTGCGAGCTCTACATCTACCACGTCGATGGCGGTGGGAGTCAGCTGATCGACGTTCGAGCTGGCGAGTTCAGCGAGGATGTCGGACACTACGTCTACGCTATCACGTGGTCTCCAGACAGGACGGAGCTGCTGTTCCATCGCACAAACCGTTGGCAGAACGTCATGGAGTTCTGCGCCGCAAACCCCGAAACCGGCGCAGTGCGCGTGATCGTGCGCGAAGAGTGGCCGAACGGCTGGACCGACAACCGACCGCAGCGCCAGTACCTCGACCAGCACGCCGACATCGAGAAGGCAACGCAGTACCGGGGCAAGATGATCTGGCGCAGCTCGCGCACGGGCTTCCGAAACTTCTATCTGGTGGACATGGACAGCGGCGAGACGACTGCGATCACCAACAACGAGCTGGACGCAACGACGATCCTGCGCGTCGACCTCGTCAAGGGCGAGATGTTCTACATGGCCGCGGGGCCGTTCAACCCTTACAAGATGCAGCTGCACCGGGCACAGTTGGACGGCTCGCTCGATGAAATGCTGACAAACCCGAACTACCACCACTCGGTCAGCCTCTCGCCCAACGGAAGTTCGTTCGTAGACACGTGGGAGACGGTTGGCACGCCGCCTACCACGACTCTACGCATGGTCAGCGGAGGAGACGGCCACACGATTTCCAAGAGCGACATCCGCGGCGCTGTCGAGCTAGGCTTCCGACCGATGGAGCGCGTGATCTTCCTAGCGGCCGACGGTTTGACCCACTGCTACGGCACGCTCCAGTTCCCCGCCGACTTCGACCCTAGCAGAAAGTACCCAGTGATCGTGAACATCTACGCAGGCCCGGAGAGCAGCGGGCACAACGAGCGGTTCGCCTCGTTCGACCGCAAGACCGACTACGGCTTCATAGTCGCGCGGTTCGCCGTCCGGGGCAACAGCGGGCGGGGCAAGAAGTTCATGGACGCGGCGTACCAAAAGCTCGGAGTGACCGAGATCGACGACCACGCGGAGGCGGTGAAGGCGATCGGCGAGCTGCCTTATGTGGACGCATCTCGCATCGGCATTACCGGCACGTCGTACGGCGGGTATTCGTCGACCATGTGCCTGCTCCGCTACCCTGAACTGTTCCACGCGGCGGTCGCCTCGAGCTCCGTCACCAAGTGGGACCACTACGACACGATCTACACCGAGCGGTACATGCGAACGCCGCAAGCGAACCCGGAAGGATATAAGGCGGGCTCCGCGATGACCTACGCCAAGGATCTCAAGGGCTGGCTCCTGCTGTTCTACGGCACGAGCGACAACAACGTCCACCAGGCGAACAGTTACGAGCTGATCCAGGCGCTGCAACGCGCGGGCAAGTACTTCGAGGTGCAGGTCGGCCCCGACCGAGGGCACTCCGGCATCAACTTCAACCGCTCGATGGAGTTCTTCGTCGAGCGGCTGCTGATCACCGGGCCGCGCGGGTGA
- a CDS encoding glycosyltransferase family 1 protein: MHVLIVFPEVPRAVFNTALGWYGACRDDPDVSRVLAANSRGLYGVLQDCPLENVASMTRNPDITLVIRGYQIHDLRLGSHLPGQKRALILTDEPYETDRTIEFNTGAFEDTYDVVAVNDSSVVDRHSRGFYLPCASDEFVKVPSVDAKWDICYVGTADKRREQWLREIDRANRGASWCLVGPKWKPKRWNKAASHYQRVKMSHTPGSGYLSPEDVACLYASSRLVLNIHRRGDANSPNPRTYDGIVYGLPILQDARRDTPKSVLQFADPGSMASFSRGYLQNEAGCVDKVKASVTEGLEIRGQHTYSARWREIVRILAD; the protein is encoded by the coding sequence ATGCATGTCCTTATTGTCTTCCCGGAAGTGCCGAGGGCTGTATTCAACACAGCCCTCGGCTGGTACGGGGCGTGCCGTGACGATCCTGACGTGAGCCGGGTTTTGGCCGCAAACTCTCGCGGCCTATATGGAGTCCTGCAGGACTGCCCGCTGGAGAACGTCGCGTCCATGACTCGGAATCCGGATATCACTTTGGTCATACGGGGCTATCAGATTCATGATCTGCGACTCGGCTCTCATCTGCCAGGCCAAAAGCGTGCGCTTATTTTGACCGATGAGCCATACGAGACCGATCGCACTATCGAGTTCAACACAGGTGCTTTCGAGGACACCTATGATGTGGTAGCCGTCAATGATTCCTCCGTCGTCGATCGCCACTCCCGTGGATTCTATTTGCCATGCGCTTCGGACGAGTTCGTCAAAGTGCCGAGCGTTGACGCCAAATGGGATATATGCTATGTTGGAACGGCGGACAAGCGGAGAGAGCAATGGCTTAGGGAAATTGACAGGGCAAATCGTGGTGCAAGCTGGTGCCTCGTCGGGCCGAAGTGGAAGCCGAAGCGCTGGAACAAGGCCGCGAGCCACTATCAGCGCGTAAAGATGTCGCACACACCTGGCAGCGGGTACCTGAGCCCCGAAGACGTTGCCTGCCTGTACGCATCAAGCAGGCTAGTCCTGAATATTCACAGGCGAGGAGACGCCAACTCGCCCAATCCTCGTACATACGACGGAATCGTCTACGGATTGCCGATCTTGCAAGACGCCAGGCGGGACACGCCGAAGTCGGTTTTGCAGTTCGCAGATCCTGGCAGCATGGCGTCGTTTTCGCGAGGGTATTTGCAGAACGAAGCGGGCTGTGTAGACAAAGTTAAGGCTTCGGTCACTGAGGGGCTGGAAATCCGGGGACAGCACACGTACTCCGCGCGCTGGCGGGAGATCGTGCGCATACTGGCGGACTGA
- a CDS encoding mechanosensitive ion channel: MAFRRLACVLSVLLIVPAAAFGQLPGVGGGEERDQSAPDHLANPQATMATFLVAMGDDNISRALETMDLSGLGVTRGQEGEQLAFRLLEVMNKTELIDIDAIPDASGGAPYTWHDFGANGSIVIAKQPDGAWRFTSASVASINDIWQSVKDLDVIDGLSEIDLFLTDKPTWLKHKFPAGWPERHILGAGLWQIVSGLILIAVAFLAGAIIRLITRWLVRSSLQVKEDIADKKKIGSLGRGISLVANVALIGIGLPFLDLPPFMLTPILFALKIANAIGWLWVFYIVWDIFVAVVASRAGEKARAAKKVIVPIASKFGRFFIFIGVVVFFVSQLGYNVGALMAGLGIGGLVFALAAKDSVENLFGSITILMEMPFGVGDWVKIGDIDGDVESINLRSTRIRTFQDSLITLPNSRMITSHVENFGMRRRRRIKTTLGLSYSTTPEKLGEFCERVRQMLLDDDRIWNDKRYVYVKDFGESTINIMLYCFIIAETWQLELEYRDEILREVLVIAKETGVEFAFPTRRIVFASGSDDASKLR, from the coding sequence ATGGCGTTTCGCCGTCTTGCTTGCGTCCTTTCTGTGTTGTTGATCGTACCGGCGGCGGCCTTCGGGCAACTGCCCGGCGTAGGCGGCGGCGAAGAGCGGGATCAGAGCGCCCCTGACCACCTCGCCAACCCGCAAGCGACGATGGCGACGTTCCTCGTCGCCATGGGTGACGATAATATCAGCCGAGCGCTAGAGACGATGGACCTCAGCGGGCTCGGAGTCACACGCGGCCAAGAGGGCGAGCAACTCGCCTTCCGGCTCTTGGAGGTGATGAACAAGACTGAACTCATCGACATCGATGCAATCCCCGACGCCTCAGGCGGGGCCCCATACACTTGGCACGATTTCGGTGCAAACGGCTCGATCGTCATTGCGAAGCAGCCGGACGGCGCCTGGCGGTTCACATCCGCGTCGGTCGCGAGCATCAACGACATCTGGCAATCGGTCAAGGATCTGGACGTCATCGACGGCCTCTCGGAGATCGACCTCTTTCTGACCGACAAGCCGACGTGGTTGAAACACAAGTTCCCGGCTGGCTGGCCGGAGAGGCATATCCTGGGAGCAGGCCTCTGGCAGATCGTCTCTGGCCTGATCCTCATCGCTGTCGCCTTTCTCGCCGGCGCGATCATCAGGTTGATCACCCGGTGGCTCGTGCGCTCGTCGCTCCAAGTCAAAGAGGACATTGCCGACAAGAAGAAAATCGGCTCGCTAGGGCGCGGCATCAGCTTGGTCGCCAACGTCGCGCTGATCGGGATCGGCCTGCCGTTCCTCGACCTTCCGCCGTTCATGCTGACCCCGATCCTCTTCGCCCTCAAGATCGCCAACGCTATCGGATGGCTGTGGGTGTTCTACATCGTCTGGGACATCTTCGTGGCAGTCGTCGCGAGCCGTGCGGGCGAAAAGGCGAGGGCGGCTAAGAAAGTCATCGTTCCGATCGCCAGCAAGTTCGGGCGGTTCTTCATCTTCATCGGCGTCGTCGTGTTCTTCGTCTCGCAGCTCGGTTACAACGTCGGCGCGCTGATGGCTGGGCTCGGCATCGGCGGCCTGGTGTTCGCTCTTGCGGCGAAGGACAGCGTCGAGAACCTGTTCGGCTCCATTACAATCTTGATGGAGATGCCGTTCGGGGTGGGCGACTGGGTGAAGATCGGCGACATCGACGGCGACGTCGAGTCGATCAACCTGCGAAGCACCCGGATCAGGACGTTCCAAGACTCGCTCATCACGCTCCCGAACAGCCGCATGATCACGTCGCACGTCGAGAACTTCGGGATGCGCCGCAGGCGCCGGATCAAGACGACGCTCGGGCTCTCGTACAGTACAACGCCCGAGAAATTAGGCGAGTTCTGTGAGCGCGTCCGACAGATGCTGCTCGATGACGATCGCATCTGGAACGACAAGCGGTACGTCTATGTCAAGGACTTCGGAGAGAGCACAATCAACATCATGCTGTACTGCTTCATCATCGCCGAGACGTGGCAGCTGGAGCTCGAGTACCGCGACGAAATCTTGCGCGAGGTATTGGTGATCGCGAAAGAGACGGGCGTCGAGTTCGCCTTCCCGACTCGCAGGATCGTCTTCGCCAGCGGGAGCGACGATGCGTCCAAGCTGCGCTGA
- a CDS encoding cupin domain-containing protein has product MEVIDLAEKFAKFSEHWRPKLVAELNGQEVKLAKFQGPFVWHKHDDADEMFLVWRGSMSVEFRDRVVPLKEGQMIVVPRGVEHRPVANSEVEVLLFEPAGVRNTGDVEDDEKTAPKVERI; this is encoded by the coding sequence ATGGAAGTCATCGACCTGGCCGAGAAGTTCGCCAAGTTCTCCGAACATTGGAGGCCGAAGCTGGTCGCGGAGCTGAACGGCCAGGAGGTCAAGCTCGCAAAGTTCCAGGGACCGTTCGTGTGGCACAAGCATGACGACGCTGACGAGATGTTCCTCGTCTGGCGCGGTTCGATGTCCGTTGAGTTTCGGGATCGGGTCGTTCCATTGAAGGAGGGCCAGATGATCGTCGTCCCGCGCGGCGTCGAGCACCGCCCCGTCGCCAATTCAGAAGTCGAGGTCCTGCTGTTCGAGCCTGCTGGAGTCAGGAACACAGGCGACGTGGAAGACGACGAAAAGACGGCGCCGAAGGTTGAGCGGATTTGA
- a CDS encoding competence/damage-inducible protein A translates to MNAEIVVVGTEILLGQIVDTNSAELGKVLAKFGVFHTHRQTVGDNLGRLADALRLALSRSDIVFTIGGLGPTQDDLTRDGIVEALGDKLVYDDSIEQGIRERLSARGVQFVPSMRNQAYRPSSATVLDNPNGTAPGLLCRVDGKTLIAMPGPRAEFMPMLEGPVSEFLRSVSEGVIHSRVLRVAGMGESMIESKIFELMKMDNPTVAPYAKVGEVHLRVSARAATVEEAEAMIAPVEEEIRNRLGDAVFSVDERPLQEVVLAMLRERGETLAVAESCTGGGLGAQITSVAGSSAAFLGGVISYSNETKSEMLGVSAETLETHGAVSSQAACEMAEGVRERTGADWGVSITGIAGPGGGSEEKPVGLVYIGVAEAGGTTVEKNVFPGQRDAIRARTIQQALVALRKRVAATEN, encoded by the coding sequence ATGAACGCCGAGATCGTCGTGGTCGGGACTGAGATCCTCCTCGGGCAGATCGTCGATACGAACAGCGCCGAACTTGGCAAGGTGCTTGCGAAGTTCGGCGTTTTTCATACTCACCGGCAGACGGTGGGCGACAACCTTGGGCGCCTGGCTGATGCGTTGCGGCTCGCGCTGTCGCGATCTGACATCGTGTTCACCATCGGCGGGCTCGGTCCAACTCAGGATGACCTCACCCGCGATGGGATCGTCGAGGCGCTGGGGGACAAGCTGGTTTACGACGATTCGATCGAGCAGGGGATTCGCGAGAGGCTCAGCGCTCGTGGCGTGCAGTTTGTGCCGAGCATGAGGAACCAGGCGTACCGGCCCTCTTCTGCGACAGTTCTTGACAACCCGAACGGCACCGCGCCTGGGCTCCTTTGCCGGGTGGACGGGAAGACCTTGATCGCAATGCCGGGGCCGCGTGCGGAGTTCATGCCGATGCTCGAAGGGCCCGTCTCGGAGTTCTTGCGGAGCGTCAGCGAGGGCGTGATCCACTCCCGCGTGCTGCGCGTCGCGGGTATGGGCGAGAGCATGATCGAGAGCAAGATCTTTGAGCTGATGAAGATGGATAACCCGACGGTTGCGCCGTATGCGAAGGTCGGCGAGGTTCACCTTCGTGTGTCTGCGCGCGCAGCTACGGTCGAAGAGGCGGAGGCGATGATCGCTCCGGTCGAAGAAGAGATCCGCAATCGCTTGGGCGACGCAGTTTTCTCTGTCGATGAGCGCCCCTTGCAGGAGGTCGTACTCGCGATGCTCCGAGAGAGGGGGGAGACTTTGGCTGTCGCAGAGAGCTGCACCGGCGGCGGTCTCGGCGCACAGATCACCTCGGTCGCGGGTTCGTCTGCCGCGTTCCTCGGCGGCGTCATCAGCTACTCGAACGAGACGAAGAGCGAGATGCTCGGTGTGTCTGCTGAGACCCTTGAGACCCACGGAGCTGTGAGTTCGCAGGCCGCTTGCGAAATGGCCGAGGGCGTGCGCGAGCGGACCGGCGCGGACTGGGGCGTGAGCATCACAGGCATCGCAGGTCCGGGCGGTGGGAGCGAAGAGAAGCCGGTGGGCCTCGTGTACATCGGAGTCGCTGAGGCGGGCGGAACAACCGTCGAAAAGAACGTCTTCCCGGGTCAACGCGATGCGATCCGAGCCCGCACGATCCAGCAGGCCTTGGTTGCATTGCGAAAGAGAGTCGCAGCGACTGAAAACTGA
- the acnA gene encoding aconitate hydratase AcnA: MNSFKTRTQATLGGRNLEVFALSQLVVQGYKLGRLPFVLKLLLENLLRHEDGLGVTKEDIEALLNWDPLAEPSTEISFTPARVLLQDFTGVPCVVDLASMRDAMARLGGDPNKINPLQPVELVIDHSVQVDAYGSDAAMQINLDLEFERNNERYQFLKWGQSAFENFKVVPPNTGICHQVNLEYLARVVFDEGDQAYPDTLVGTDSHTTMINGLGVLGWGVGGIEAEAAMLGQPVSMLIPQVVGFRLTGRLREGTTATDLVLTVTEMLRNHGVVSKFVEFFGAGISNMPLADRATIANMSPEYGATCGIFPVDDETLRYLRTTGRDEDHVQRVAEYMKLQGMFYTPDSPEAEYSSTLELDLADVEPSVAGPKRPQDRSVLSDAKGSFFKAYPDAKPGADVEGGVAIAERTATDRLTHASVVIAAITSCTNTSNPSVMVAAGLVARKANQLGIKPKPWVKTSLAPGSQVVAKYLIKSGLQDELDAIGYNVVGFGCTTCIGNSGPLPEEVGKVVKDKNLTVVSVLSGNRNFEGRISQEVQANYLMSPPLVVAYALAGTFDIDIAKDAISKDKNGNDVFLKDLWPTQKQIAEVIEANITREMYTKSYAEVYDGDEKWNAISVTTSKLYDWADDSTYIREAPFFEGMTAEAPTEFSDLTGMKCIAKLGQSITTDHISPAGAIKYDSPAGDYLVEHEVRQHLFNSYGSRRGNHEVMIRGTFANIRLRNQLAPGTVGGFTTHWPTGEVTTMYEAAQRYAAEGTPLCILVGGDYGMGSSRDWAAKGTLLLGIKTVIAEGYERIHRSNLIGMGVLPLQFKDGESADLLGLTGQEEFAVVGLGRALANNFANGKTLTVRAVGDRGETKTFEATARIDTPMEIEYFKHGGILQYVLRQLLND; the protein is encoded by the coding sequence ATGAACAGCTTCAAAACCCGAACTCAAGCAACTCTCGGCGGGAGAAACCTAGAGGTTTTCGCCCTCAGCCAACTGGTCGTGCAGGGGTACAAGCTGGGCCGGCTGCCGTTTGTACTCAAGTTGCTGCTCGAAAACCTGCTGCGGCATGAAGACGGCCTGGGGGTCACCAAAGAGGACATCGAGGCGCTGCTGAACTGGGATCCGCTGGCTGAGCCGAGCACGGAGATCAGTTTCACGCCTGCGCGAGTTCTGCTGCAGGACTTCACGGGCGTTCCGTGCGTCGTCGACCTCGCCAGCATGCGCGACGCGATGGCGCGGCTGGGCGGAGACCCGAACAAGATCAACCCGCTGCAGCCGGTCGAGCTGGTCATCGACCATTCGGTTCAGGTGGACGCTTACGGCAGCGACGCGGCGATGCAGATCAACCTCGACCTGGAGTTCGAGCGCAACAACGAGCGGTACCAGTTCCTGAAGTGGGGGCAAAGCGCGTTTGAGAACTTCAAGGTCGTGCCGCCGAACACCGGAATCTGCCACCAAGTGAACCTGGAATACCTCGCCAGGGTCGTTTTCGATGAAGGAGATCAGGCGTACCCCGACACGCTGGTCGGAACCGACAGCCACACCACGATGATCAACGGTCTGGGCGTCCTGGGCTGGGGCGTCGGCGGGATCGAGGCCGAGGCCGCCATGCTCGGCCAACCAGTCAGCATGCTCATCCCCCAAGTGGTTGGGTTTCGCCTAACCGGGAGGTTGAGAGAGGGCACGACGGCAACGGACTTAGTCCTGACCGTGACCGAAATGCTGCGGAACCACGGCGTGGTCAGCAAGTTCGTCGAGTTCTTCGGCGCCGGGATCAGCAACATGCCGCTCGCAGACCGGGCGACGATCGCCAACATGTCGCCCGAGTACGGCGCGACCTGCGGCATCTTCCCGGTGGACGACGAGACTCTGCGCTACCTGCGCACGACCGGCCGCGACGAAGACCACGTCCAGCGGGTTGCGGAGTACATGAAGCTCCAAGGGATGTTCTACACACCGGATTCGCCCGAGGCCGAGTACTCCAGCACGCTGGAACTAGACCTCGCCGACGTCGAGCCGAGCGTCGCAGGACCAAAACGACCTCAGGACAGGAGCGTGCTGAGCGACGCCAAGGGCTCGTTCTTCAAAGCGTACCCAGACGCCAAGCCGGGGGCAGACGTAGAGGGTGGTGTCGCAATCGCCGAGAGAACTGCGACAGACAGACTCACCCACGCCAGCGTCGTCATCGCCGCAATCACTAGCTGCACGAACACCAGCAACCCGAGCGTGATGGTCGCCGCAGGGCTGGTGGCAAGAAAAGCGAATCAACTCGGCATCAAGCCAAAGCCGTGGGTCAAGACTTCTCTCGCGCCAGGCTCGCAAGTCGTTGCGAAGTACCTGATAAAGAGCGGCCTGCAGGACGAGCTCGACGCGATCGGCTACAACGTCGTCGGCTTCGGCTGCACGACGTGCATCGGCAACTCGGGTCCGCTGCCCGAAGAGGTCGGCAAAGTAGTGAAGGACAAGAACCTCACCGTCGTCAGCGTGCTCAGCGGAAACCGGAACTTCGAAGGGCGCATCAGCCAGGAAGTGCAGGCGAACTACCTGATGTCGCCGCCGCTCGTGGTCGCGTACGCGCTCGCCGGCACGTTCGATATCGACATTGCGAAGGACGCGATCTCCAAGGACAAGAACGGAAACGACGTGTTCCTGAAAGACCTCTGGCCGACGCAGAAACAGATCGCGGAAGTGATCGAAGCGAACATCACGAGGGAGATGTACACTAAGTCCTACGCAGAGGTCTACGACGGCGACGAGAAGTGGAACGCGATCTCGGTCACGACTTCGAAGCTGTACGACTGGGCAGACGACTCGACGTACATCCGCGAGGCGCCGTTCTTCGAAGGCATGACCGCCGAGGCTCCAACGGAGTTCAGCGACCTGACCGGAATGAAGTGCATCGCCAAGCTCGGCCAGTCGATCACAACCGACCACATCTCACCGGCCGGCGCGATCAAATACGACTCGCCAGCCGGCGACTACCTGGTCGAGCACGAAGTCCGCCAGCACCTGTTCAACAGCTACGGCTCGCGGCGCGGCAACCACGAAGTGATGATCCGGGGCACGTTTGCGAACATACGCTTGCGGAACCAGCTTGCCCCCGGCACGGTGGGGGGATTCACGACGCACTGGCCGACCGGCGAAGTCACAACGATGTACGAGGCCGCGCAGCGGTACGCCGCCGAAGGCACGCCGCTCTGCATTCTGGTCGGCGGAGATTACGGCATGGGATCGAGCCGAGACTGGGCCGCAAAAGGCACGCTGTTGCTAGGGATCAAGACCGTGATAGCAGAAGGTTACGAGCGCATCCACCGTTCAAACTTGATCGGCATGGGCGTGCTGCCACTGCAGTTCAAGGACGGCGAGAGCGCAGACTTGCTCGGGTTGACCGGCCAGGAGGAGTTCGCAGTCGTCGGGCTGGGCCGTGCACTGGCGAACAACTTCGCCAACGGCAAGACGCTGACCGTTCGCGCGGTGGGCGACCGCGGGGAAACGAAGACGTTCGAAGCTACCGCACGTATCGATACGCCGATGGAGATCGAGTACTTCAAGCACGGCGGCATCCTGCAGTACGTTCTTCGGCAGTTGCTAAACGATTGA
- a CDS encoding class I SAM-dependent methyltransferase produces the protein MPVHPLKKLSRRLRIPLNKRAAMKRLADYHSSGRSTEETVRWAIEFGGHGYFKLQTQQKQSEITSLARAVAEISPATIVEIGTAHGGTLLIWAALASDTVISCDLESKDVQAEFLRSLPPPGSACKVTLLQGDSHSARFRERIIGTLEGRHVDFLFIDGDHTREGALADFESYSPLVRPGGLVAFHDIVESQPLATNQVFSVWESLRHRFEYSEFIDDPNQRGYGIGLLRMP, from the coding sequence ATGCCAGTGCACCCACTTAAGAAACTGAGCAGGCGGCTTAGAATTCCGCTCAACAAGAGGGCAGCGATGAAGAGGCTAGCTGATTACCACTCAAGTGGTCGCTCAACCGAGGAAACCGTCCGGTGGGCGATCGAGTTCGGAGGGCACGGCTACTTCAAACTTCAGACCCAGCAGAAGCAGTCTGAGATCACATCGCTGGCCAGAGCGGTCGCCGAGATCAGCCCAGCGACGATTGTTGAAATAGGTACGGCCCACGGCGGCACACTGCTGATCTGGGCAGCCCTAGCTTCCGACACGGTCATATCTTGCGATCTTGAGAGCAAGGATGTGCAGGCCGAGTTTCTGCGGTCACTGCCCCCGCCCGGTTCTGCTTGCAAGGTGACGCTGTTGCAAGGCGACTCGCATAGCGCCCGGTTCCGAGAGCGGATCATCGGCACTCTTGAAGGGCGGCACGTCGATTTCCTGTTCATTGACGGAGACCACACGCGGGAGGGAGCATTGGCGGATTTCGAGAGCTACTCGCCCTTGGTTCGGCCTGGCGGACTCGTGGCTTTTCACGATATCGTCGAGTCGCAGCCGCTTGCCACGAACCAGGTATTTTCGGTTTGGGAAAGCTTGAGGCACCGGTTCGAGTACAGCGAATTCATCGACGATCCGAATCAGCGCGGATATGGTATCGGCCTCTTGAGAATGCCTTGA